One genomic segment of Laspinema palackyanum D2c includes these proteins:
- a CDS encoding peptidase domain-containing ABC transporter: MTSTIDLSQISEFLGKTAPFNRLSDRALENLATHCELLRYRTGQPIFELGKMPTQVAVIYEGQVRELAHDQRSQTMVSLRLAGPGEILGWGSLVRGVPVESAIASREVICVCIRASTFLEQVKSEKIFREAFEQQAALNEVFELLSGELQRRADATTNAKDLTLQFQPRAVVINIPKGKANLTELDREHLWFLSTGTIGEFNRGSRLMVDANTIGKLPCPDGARVVGLPLFDMAGTPVTPQENGGAIADSHSAIAPTPTITPTVVDPIPYAPDRPPEIEAEESTPRGKVKYPFIRGRGPIQGSLACFQMLGKQYQIRVRRDVVQRVLENQYNSHGKLTLQSCGSVAAMMGFNGQLVTVPMEVLPRLKAPAMIRWENSFALLFSVSDREVVAAIPSKGIIRRKPQKFIQEWQLVTPTEEGKEGAEQVLLLVPPAEDKQDTFNFWWFLPELGKYKSVLVQVFLASFFVQLFGLANPLITQVIIDKVIGQRSLETLDILGLLMVLVAVFEGALTWLRTYLFVDTTNRIDLSLGSQVIDHLLRLPLGYFDQRRVGELAGRVSELEKIRQFLTGTALTVVLDALFSVIYIAVMLSYSLLMTAVALAVVPLMALLIAGVSPIVQRLLRKRAERYADTQSYLVEVLSGIQTVKAQNIELTSRWSWYDRYARYISAGFKTVVTSTTASSISTLLNKGSGLALLWVGAHLVLSDPPQMSLGQLIAFRIIASNVTGSLLRFVQVWQTFQETAMSVERLRDILEAHPEADDQDRSNIPMPAVQGAVRFENVSFHFPQSKSLQLANINLEFQPGQFVGIVGQSGSGKSTLMKLLQRLYEPTGGRILLDGYDVSKVELYSLRSQIGVVLQDTLLFNGTVQDNIALTNPDAATDDIIEAAKIGVAHEFIMTLPNGYNSIVGERGSSLSGGQRQRIAIARTVLQNPHLLILDEATSALDYNSERLVCENLAEAFKGRTVFFITHRLTTVKKADVILMMDQGAVVEQGTHDELMALKGLYYCLYQQQESQV, from the coding sequence ATGACATCAACAATCGATCTCTCTCAAATTTCAGAATTTTTAGGGAAAACGGCCCCCTTTAATCGCCTCAGCGATCGGGCCTTGGAAAATCTGGCCACCCATTGTGAATTGTTGCGGTATCGGACGGGTCAACCGATTTTTGAGCTGGGCAAAATGCCGACGCAAGTGGCGGTGATTTATGAGGGCCAGGTGCGGGAATTGGCCCATGACCAACGTAGCCAAACTATGGTCAGTTTGCGGTTAGCCGGTCCGGGAGAAATTCTCGGGTGGGGTAGCTTGGTGCGAGGAGTGCCTGTAGAGAGTGCGATCGCCTCTCGGGAAGTGATCTGTGTCTGCATCCGGGCCAGTACGTTCTTAGAACAGGTGAAATCGGAAAAAATCTTCCGAGAAGCCTTTGAGCAACAGGCCGCCTTGAATGAGGTATTTGAGCTACTCTCCGGGGAACTTCAGCGCCGAGCCGATGCGACTACCAATGCCAAAGACTTGACCCTGCAATTCCAACCCCGGGCAGTCGTCATCAACATCCCCAAAGGGAAAGCCAATCTAACTGAACTCGATCGCGAGCATCTCTGGTTTCTCAGTACCGGAACCATCGGCGAATTTAACAGAGGCAGCCGCCTGATGGTGGATGCCAACACCATTGGCAAGCTTCCTTGTCCGGACGGGGCCAGAGTTGTGGGCTTACCCCTGTTTGATATGGCGGGAACTCCGGTGACTCCCCAGGAGAATGGGGGTGCGATCGCCGATTCCCATAGCGCGATCGCCCCCACGCCGACCATCACCCCCACGGTGGTGGACCCCATCCCCTACGCCCCCGATCGGCCCCCAGAGATTGAAGCCGAAGAGAGCACCCCAAGGGGCAAAGTTAAATATCCCTTCATCCGGGGAAGAGGCCCGATTCAAGGGTCTTTAGCCTGTTTTCAAATGTTGGGGAAACAATACCAGATTCGGGTGCGCCGTGACGTCGTGCAGCGCGTCTTGGAAAATCAATATAACTCCCACGGCAAACTGACCCTACAATCCTGTGGGTCCGTAGCCGCCATGATGGGATTTAACGGACAGTTAGTCACCGTCCCGATGGAAGTCCTTCCCCGACTCAAAGCACCGGCGATGATTCGCTGGGAAAATAGCTTTGCCCTCTTATTCAGCGTCAGCGATCGCGAAGTCGTTGCCGCCATCCCCTCCAAAGGCATCATTCGCCGTAAACCCCAAAAATTCATCCAGGAGTGGCAACTCGTCACCCCCACCGAAGAAGGAAAAGAAGGCGCCGAACAGGTCCTCCTCCTCGTTCCTCCCGCCGAAGACAAACAAGACACCTTTAACTTCTGGTGGTTCCTCCCCGAACTCGGCAAATATAAAAGTGTCCTAGTCCAAGTCTTCCTCGCCTCCTTCTTCGTTCAACTCTTTGGGTTAGCCAACCCCCTAATCACCCAGGTGATTATCGATAAAGTCATCGGTCAAAGAAGCCTAGAAACCCTGGATATCCTGGGCTTATTAATGGTTTTAGTAGCCGTCTTTGAAGGGGCGCTCACCTGGTTACGGACCTATTTATTCGTAGACACCACCAACCGCATCGACTTGAGTCTCGGGTCCCAGGTCATCGACCACCTACTGCGACTCCCCCTCGGCTACTTCGATCAAAGGCGTGTCGGTGAACTCGCCGGACGGGTGAGCGAACTGGAAAAAATTCGCCAATTCCTCACTGGGACCGCCCTCACCGTCGTTCTCGATGCCTTATTTTCGGTGATTTATATCGCCGTCATGCTCTCCTACAGCCTCCTGATGACCGCCGTCGCCTTGGCAGTCGTCCCCCTGATGGCCCTGTTAATCGCCGGGGTGTCGCCCATTGTCCAACGGCTGTTACGCAAACGGGCCGAGCGATACGCGGATACCCAGTCCTATCTCGTCGAGGTCCTCTCCGGGATTCAAACCGTCAAGGCCCAAAACATCGAACTCACCTCCCGATGGAGTTGGTACGATCGCTATGCTCGCTATATCAGCGCTGGGTTTAAAACCGTCGTCACCTCCACCACCGCCAGTTCTATCAGTACCTTACTGAATAAAGGATCTGGACTCGCCCTCCTGTGGGTCGGTGCTCATTTAGTTCTGAGTGACCCTCCCCAAATGTCCTTGGGTCAGTTGATCGCCTTCCGAATCATCGCCTCCAACGTCACCGGGTCCCTACTGCGCTTTGTCCAAGTCTGGCAAACCTTCCAAGAAACCGCCATGTCTGTTGAACGTCTGCGGGATATCTTAGAAGCGCATCCCGAGGCAGATGACCAGGACCGCAGCAATATCCCCATGCCTGCGGTACAGGGGGCCGTCCGATTTGAAAACGTTTCTTTCCACTTTCCCCAGAGTAAATCTCTGCAATTGGCGAACATCAATCTGGAGTTTCAACCGGGTCAGTTTGTCGGCATTGTCGGTCAAAGTGGTTCGGGTAAGAGTACCTTGATGAAGCTGTTGCAGCGGCTTTATGAACCCACGGGCGGTCGGATTTTACTCGATGGTTATGATGTATCTAAGGTGGAACTGTATTCCCTGCGGAGTCAAATCGGTGTGGTCCTTCAGGATACCCTGCTCTTCAATGGAACAGTTCAGGACAATATTGCCTTGACCAATCCTGATGCCGCCACCGATGACATCATTGAAGCGGCCAAAATTGGTGTCGCCCACGAGTTTATTATGACCCTTCCCAATGGATATAACTCTATTGTGGGAGAACGGGGTTCTTCCTTATCTGGGGGTCAGCGCCAACGGATTGCGATCGCCCGGACGGTCCTCCAAAATCCCCATCTGCTAATTTTGGACGAAGCCACCAGCGCCCTAGACTACAATTCCGAGCGCCTCGTTTGTGAAAACCTCGCCGAAGCCTTTAAGGGTCGCACGGTCTTTTTCATCACCCACCGTCTGACGACAGTTAAAAAAGCCGATGTCATCCTCATGATGGACCAAGGCGCAGTGGTGGAACAAGGCACTCACGATGAATTAATGGCTCTCAAAGGTCTCTACTACTGTCTGTATCAACAACAGGAATCTCAAGTCTAG
- a CDS encoding HlyD family efflux transporter periplasmic adaptor subunit, translating to MKSAVFDQPVILERPPIWSSVFIWLIMGMTASGVAWAAWAQIDQSVATTGKLEPQGAVVEVKPPTSGVVREIHVKGGELVKKGQLLVTLDPTSPEADVESLKQQRDALMRENQFFTAALSGNTVGEAGSELENLTKLRANLISETQFLQAQLNGAAVASNGGDFDLNQQQLLIASRNESQSREQAVSLRVDELEKQLNQVNNQIPTAQGQIAISQGQLETARRQLESAQRQLPNVIDQLENARRQYVASQQRLENAKQDLPKARERLENARRQLPRALEQLETARRQIPTAQAQLETAKQGLAVNQSIMGRIQPVVAEGALSELQEERQEQEILRSQAEVSNREAELLSRQQQLAAQEAQILTQQNEISSREAEVLRSEDEIARREEELLRFRSEISARESEILRAENEIAAREGEILRLQNEVLSRSAEVDRLGSEQERLNVAMTRSRQEVQNTRAISQRDVLARIAENQKRIADINGQLSRLKLENDKRISQIDGQLAKANLELQYQELKAPVDGYVFDLKPNSPGYVTLAQSPDPLLKIVPNNELEASVYIQNQDIAMVLDALRKSQEDGQPGVPVEISIEAFPATEYGTVRGVLTSIGSDVLPPDETRRFYAFPATIVLDSEKFLLDNGLQVSLQSGMAVQGNIKIGKRSVLQIFLSRMTNKTRSIETVK from the coding sequence ATGAAATCAGCAGTTTTCGACCAACCCGTTATCTTAGAACGCCCCCCGATTTGGTCTAGTGTCTTCATCTGGTTAATTATGGGGATGACCGCTTCCGGCGTCGCCTGGGCAGCTTGGGCGCAAATCGATCAATCCGTTGCCACCACGGGTAAATTAGAACCCCAGGGTGCTGTAGTTGAAGTGAAGCCCCCAACCAGTGGTGTGGTGCGGGAAATTCACGTTAAAGGCGGCGAGTTGGTGAAAAAAGGCCAACTCTTAGTGACCTTGGACCCGACCAGTCCGGAAGCTGATGTGGAGTCTCTCAAGCAACAACGAGACGCCCTGATGCGAGAAAATCAGTTTTTTACAGCAGCACTCAGTGGGAATACCGTGGGAGAAGCGGGTTCAGAACTGGAAAACCTGACCAAACTCCGAGCGAATTTAATTTCTGAAACACAATTTTTACAGGCACAGCTCAATGGGGCCGCTGTCGCCAGCAATGGAGGAGACTTCGACCTCAACCAGCAGCAATTGTTAATTGCCTCTCGAAACGAATCTCAGTCGCGGGAACAAGCGGTGTCATTAAGGGTAGATGAGTTGGAAAAACAACTCAACCAGGTGAACAACCAAATTCCCACGGCTCAAGGTCAAATTGCCATCTCCCAGGGACAATTAGAAACCGCCCGCAGACAATTAGAAAGCGCCCAGCGGCAATTGCCTAATGTGATCGACCAACTGGAGAATGCTAGACGGCAATATGTGGCCTCGCAACAACGGCTAGAAAATGCCAAACAAGACCTCCCCAAGGCTCGGGAACGGTTAGAAAATGCCCGTCGGCAGCTACCTAGAGCGCTGGAACAACTGGAAACCGCCCGTCGCCAAATCCCCACAGCTCAGGCGCAACTGGAAACGGCAAAACAGGGCCTCGCGGTGAATCAAAGCATTATGGGGCGGATTCAACCTGTGGTAGCAGAAGGGGCATTGTCTGAACTGCAAGAAGAGCGCCAGGAACAAGAAATTTTGCGCTCTCAAGCGGAAGTGTCTAATCGGGAAGCGGAATTGTTGAGTCGTCAGCAACAACTCGCCGCCCAGGAAGCACAAATTCTGACCCAGCAAAATGAAATTTCCTCTCGGGAAGCTGAGGTGCTGCGAAGTGAAGATGAGATTGCCCGACGGGAAGAGGAACTGTTGCGTTTTCGGAGTGAAATTTCGGCTCGGGAATCAGAAATTTTACGCGCTGAAAATGAGATTGCGGCACGGGAAGGCGAAATTTTGCGCCTCCAAAATGAAGTGCTCTCGCGCTCGGCTGAAGTCGATCGCCTCGGGAGTGAACAAGAACGGCTGAATGTGGCGATGACGCGATCGCGTCAAGAGGTCCAAAATACCCGCGCTATTTCTCAGCGCGATGTTTTAGCCCGCATTGCCGAAAATCAAAAACGCATCGCGGATATTAATGGACAACTCAGCCGCTTAAAGCTGGAAAATGACAAGCGCATTTCCCAAATTGATGGACAGTTAGCTAAGGCCAATTTGGAACTCCAGTATCAAGAACTCAAGGCTCCGGTGGATGGGTATGTGTTTGATTTGAAACCCAATTCTCCCGGATATGTCACCCTAGCCCAATCCCCGGATCCGCTCTTAAAAATCGTTCCGAATAATGAACTCGAAGCCTCGGTTTACATCCAGAACCAAGATATTGCGATGGTGTTAGATGCTCTGCGGAAGAGTCAAGAGGACGGACAGCCTGGGGTCCCAGTTGAGATTAGTATCGAAGCTTTCCCCGCTACGGAATATGGTACGGTGCGCGGTGTGCTAACCTCGATTGGTTCTGATGTGTTGCCTCCCGATGAAACCCGACGCTTTTATGCCTTCCCGGCAACGATTGTTTTAGATAGTGAAAAGTTCTTGTTGGATAATGGACTGCAAGTTAGTCTCCAGTCCGGTATGGCAGTGCAGGGTAATATTAAAATTGGCAAACGCAGTGTGCTCCAGATTTTCTTGAGCCGGATGACGAATAAAACCCGCAGTATTGAGACGGTTAAATAA
- a CDS encoding peptidylprolyl isomerase — translation MSDLFQVGDITIKAEDIPALLKRYQLDLQFCRGVVLDQGIAEAKITASDEERLRALEDFAVQQKLTSPEIREAWLKSQGMTEEQMQESVVRQILIEKFKTTTWGPKVQSYFMTRKSDLDKVVYSLIRTQDAGLAQEIYFRISEGEQSFADAAAEYSKGPESRTGGLLGPVAVSQPHPLIGKLLSISQPGQLWPPRQLDVWFVIIRLEKFIPAQLDDSMRRQLIDEMFENWWREQVQKVGSLQSIAG, via the coding sequence ATGAGTGACCTTTTCCAAGTTGGCGACATAACGATTAAAGCCGAAGACATACCGGCCTTATTAAAGCGGTATCAGTTAGATCTGCAATTTTGTCGGGGTGTCGTCCTAGATCAAGGAATAGCCGAGGCGAAGATCACGGCAAGCGATGAAGAACGCTTAAGAGCGCTTGAAGACTTTGCGGTGCAGCAAAAGCTCACCTCCCCTGAAATCCGGGAGGCGTGGCTCAAAAGCCAAGGCATGACGGAAGAACAGATGCAGGAGTCTGTGGTGCGACAGATATTGATAGAAAAATTCAAGACAACAACCTGGGGGCCAAAAGTTCAAAGTTATTTTATGACCCGCAAAAGCGACTTGGATAAAGTGGTTTACTCCTTAATTCGCACTCAGGATGCGGGTCTAGCCCAAGAAATCTATTTTCGGATTTCTGAAGGGGAACAAAGCTTTGCAGATGCGGCTGCCGAATACTCAAAAGGTCCAGAAAGCCGAACTGGGGGATTACTGGGACCTGTTGCGGTCTCTCAACCCCATCCCCTGATTGGTAAACTGTTGTCGATTAGTCAACCGGGGCAACTTTGGCCGCCTCGACAATTGGATGTATGGTTTGTGATTATTCGATTGGAAAAATTTATTCCAGCCCAACTGGACGACAGTATGCGTCGGCAATTAATCGACGAGATGTTTGAAAATTGGTGGCGAGAACAGGTGCAAAAAGTCGGGTCATTGCAGTCTATCGCGGGTTAG
- a CDS encoding FkbM family methyltransferase codes for MKFEACSRQLMTTFATILDPERQGTAIEIGVGTQDYYFVDFVKAGFPTLAVEPAPAEELQVTCQRLNVPLEQAAIADKNGEVTLYLGEYQGQINVNLNSLNPDWWGVANPQQSDSPSQNRTPASLNVPAFTLKTLLQNRGIERLSILKVDTEGSEFGIINGLREIPVQTLPSLVQFEYGGGGDRESQEGGWNPKYFQSTLDCLEVLKALGYEWLVLIDRDLPRPCSFALQEITNFEEIFHPLSHVGNAIACKTHHITSQINLDSLCQPYLNYSNKLGQSLVNVESSNIVHSFKYILPYVIIHQYKIKRRPLRVLEYGPGCNTSQFIKSLVCQQIVSVEHNADWYEKFTPIVKSAQGIDIDYRLIEVKSQEGKAYLGGPCWTESEILEYCKYPLKYGPGYFDIIFVDAGDRQDEVTIKDPTYPGCPVRHLCLELAHTLLADQGVVVLHDLAGSFPTMNRSLVEPLQTFSGVKSFPKVCTTILSNSLNLDELEGFISSLSPQTLPQDSVKTEIPSSRKSSPPDPKMLDLSQLLEEHSITPRGVIHVGANEGEELKTYHELGIKKVLFIEANPAVFQVLKGQLSDVPNLIGVNCAISNFNGTAILHVTSMDAASSILPLKRVKEYYPEIRETHQIQVQCKTLDTLLAELGLNPADFNLLNLDIQGAEFLALQGAKNLLQHIEAINTEVNYEELYEGTQLIDQIDELLAQFDFERVATVTPYHPSWGDAFYVKKPLITLSTLGTNGRFANQLFQYGFLKLYAQTHDLRIETPEWIGQYLFGHQDPPLSKNLPEVKDISTQADDSPILQRQTPLKNVDIWGYFQFNTQYYSQYKDEFCRLFQPVPEVKQQLDPVRDRLLAQGKTIIGLHIRLKDYGFSYFFIAPLIWYKTWLAQIWNTLDQPVLLIASDEPEKVLPYFAEYQPVTAKSLGANLPKADFYPDFYLLSHCNILAISNSTFSFVASMLNRRGTCFMRPKLSAQSLIPYDPWNSEPILHDAKVPRKYEPACLRPLREQIADRWLSLTGDQLKLSYLSGVGIDAKILLDKGVKNEPLTDSERELVQQLKSEITPRLDQPKAMQSFLVAMLYRDAYQLPFPYNGAAIPKWFFADFWQFLFAAPSTFSEPGEPEQYFHYIQGLVNYLHSHLVKNPHSDLWRYIALCFIQSHNFKALCAWEGNGLKITQKRGEILELTLKTLGQTLDYDFPPRPPYRGKIRLGILQHNFFAAKETVVTLAAFEHLDRQKFEVRLYAIAWQETPLQQTCQNCADSFVNLPQKLRDQVEKIRGDDLDILLIGSDISSNTNAIGLLACHRLARVQCTGAWVTTTTGLRQMDYYITGDLMVGPRFQDYYQERVVTVEGSGLCFKRPQPGERARIQPTRHRWGVPEETIIFISGASTNKIGPQIRETWAKILAAVPNSILVLYPFGAMGAKFYRTSPYDNQTQIVFQRYGIDPTRFVVMEQLNSVQELKDSLHQADLYLDAYPDTGDLSLVDPLEVELPMVVREGEAPQTRRSSALLRELQLGQWIAQSESAYIDLAVSLATNPKQREQYREQLHRSFQNTVPCLDTRAYSAKIGALLEKLVQNQI; via the coding sequence ATGAAGTTTGAGGCTTGTTCAAGACAGTTAATGACGACCTTTGCCACAATTTTAGATCCAGAACGTCAGGGGACGGCGATCGAAATTGGGGTAGGAACCCAAGATTATTATTTTGTAGATTTTGTCAAAGCGGGGTTTCCCACCTTGGCGGTGGAACCCGCCCCAGCAGAGGAACTACAGGTCACTTGTCAGCGGTTGAATGTCCCCCTGGAACAAGCGGCGATCGCTGACAAAAATGGGGAAGTCACCCTGTATTTGGGGGAATACCAAGGTCAGATTAATGTCAATTTGAACTCCTTAAATCCAGATTGGTGGGGAGTGGCAAACCCTCAACAGTCGGATTCTCCCAGTCAGAATAGAACCCCGGCCAGCCTGAATGTGCCTGCTTTCACCTTAAAAACTTTACTACAAAATCGCGGAATTGAACGGCTTTCTATTTTAAAAGTGGATACAGAAGGCAGCGAATTTGGAATTATTAATGGACTGCGGGAGATTCCTGTCCAAACGTTACCGAGTTTGGTGCAATTTGAATATGGCGGGGGAGGCGATCGCGAGAGTCAGGAAGGGGGATGGAACCCTAAATATTTTCAGAGTACCCTGGATTGTTTAGAGGTACTAAAAGCCCTAGGATATGAATGGTTAGTGCTGATTGATCGGGATTTGCCGCGTCCCTGCTCCTTTGCACTTCAAGAGATTACTAACTTTGAAGAGATATTTCATCCTTTGTCCCATGTTGGCAATGCGATCGCCTGTAAAACTCACCACATCACCTCCCAAATCAACCTAGACTCTCTCTGTCAGCCTTATCTCAATTATTCTAACAAATTAGGCCAAAGTTTGGTCAATGTAGAGTCTTCTAACATTGTCCATTCCTTTAAATATATTCTGCCTTATGTCATCATTCATCAGTATAAAATCAAACGTCGTCCTTTACGAGTCCTAGAGTATGGGCCGGGATGTAACACCTCGCAGTTTATCAAATCATTAGTCTGTCAGCAAATCGTCTCTGTCGAACACAATGCCGACTGGTATGAAAAATTTACGCCCATCGTCAAATCGGCTCAAGGCATAGATATTGACTATCGATTAATAGAGGTTAAAAGTCAAGAAGGAAAAGCCTATTTAGGGGGACCTTGCTGGACTGAATCCGAGATTTTAGAGTATTGCAAATATCCCTTGAAATATGGCCCAGGCTATTTTGATATTATCTTTGTCGATGCAGGCGATCGCCAGGACGAAGTAACCATTAAAGATCCCACTTATCCCGGTTGTCCCGTTCGCCATCTCTGTTTAGAATTGGCCCATACCCTCTTAGCGGATCAGGGAGTGGTGGTTCTCCATGATCTAGCCGGTTCTTTTCCTACAATGAATCGGTCCTTAGTCGAACCCCTCCAAACATTTTCCGGGGTTAAAAGTTTCCCGAAAGTTTGCACAACTATTTTATCTAATTCCCTGAATTTGGATGAATTGGAAGGGTTTATTTCTAGTCTCTCTCCCCAGACTCTTCCCCAAGACTCTGTAAAAACGGAGATTCCCTCTAGTCGGAAGAGTTCCCCTCCTGACCCAAAAATGTTGGATTTATCCCAACTCTTAGAGGAGCATTCTATCACCCCTCGGGGAGTCATTCATGTGGGAGCGAATGAAGGCGAAGAACTCAAAACTTATCACGAACTTGGCATCAAAAAAGTCTTATTTATTGAAGCCAACCCTGCCGTTTTTCAGGTATTAAAAGGCCAATTGAGTGACGTTCCTAACCTGATCGGCGTAAATTGTGCAATCTCCAATTTTAATGGAACTGCAATCTTGCACGTCACCTCAATGGATGCAGCCAGTTCTATTTTACCCCTGAAACGGGTTAAAGAGTATTATCCTGAGATTCGAGAAACCCATCAAATTCAAGTCCAATGTAAAACCCTAGATACCCTTTTGGCAGAATTAGGGTTAAATCCAGCGGATTTTAATCTATTGAATTTAGATATCCAAGGTGCAGAATTTTTAGCCCTTCAAGGGGCAAAAAATCTGCTGCAACATATCGAAGCAATTAATACCGAAGTCAATTACGAGGAACTGTATGAAGGGACACAATTAATTGACCAAATCGATGAATTATTAGCCCAATTTGACTTTGAGCGCGTGGCAACAGTGACCCCCTATCATCCGTCCTGGGGGGATGCGTTTTATGTCAAAAAACCTTTAATCACCCTCTCCACCCTGGGTACTAATGGACGGTTTGCCAATCAACTGTTTCAGTATGGGTTTTTGAAACTTTACGCTCAAACCCACGATCTGCGAATAGAAACTCCGGAATGGATTGGACAGTATTTGTTTGGACATCAAGACCCCCCCTTATCTAAAAATTTACCTGAAGTTAAAGATATCAGTACCCAAGCCGATGACTCGCCGATTTTGCAACGGCAAACTCCTTTAAAAAATGTCGATATTTGGGGCTATTTCCAGTTTAATACTCAGTATTATTCTCAATATAAAGATGAATTTTGTCGCCTGTTTCAACCTGTCCCCGAGGTAAAACAACAACTCGACCCGGTACGCGATCGCCTGCTTGCTCAAGGCAAAACTATTATTGGATTGCATATCCGACTCAAAGATTATGGCTTTTCCTACTTTTTCATCGCCCCCCTTATCTGGTATAAAACCTGGTTAGCCCAAATCTGGAATACCCTGGATCAACCTGTCTTATTGATTGCCAGTGACGAACCGGAAAAAGTCCTACCTTATTTTGCCGAATATCAACCTGTTACCGCCAAATCCCTGGGGGCCAACTTACCGAAAGCCGACTTTTATCCAGATTTTTACTTATTAAGTCACTGCAATATTCTGGCGATTTCTAACAGTACCTTTTCCTTTGTTGCCTCCATGCTCAATCGGCGGGGAACCTGCTTCATGCGGCCCAAATTGTCCGCTCAATCTCTTATTCCTTACGACCCTTGGAATAGTGAACCGATTTTGCATGATGCCAAAGTGCCGAGGAAATATGAACCCGCCTGTTTGCGACCCTTGCGAGAGCAAATCGCCGATCGCTGGTTGAGTTTAACCGGCGATCAACTTAAACTCAGCTATTTGAGTGGCGTGGGTATCGACGCGAAAATCCTGCTCGATAAAGGGGTAAAAAATGAACCCTTGACGGACAGTGAAAGAGAGTTAGTCCAACAGTTAAAGTCAGAAATTACCCCCCGATTGGATCAGCCCAAAGCGATGCAATCTTTTCTCGTGGCGATGTTGTACCGGGATGCCTATCAACTCCCTTTCCCCTATAACGGCGCAGCAATTCCCAAGTGGTTTTTCGCGGATTTTTGGCAATTTTTATTTGCCGCACCCAGTACCTTTTCCGAACCCGGAGAACCAGAACAATACTTTCACTACATTCAGGGATTGGTCAATTATCTCCATTCCCATCTAGTGAAAAATCCCCATTCAGACCTATGGCGGTATATTGCCTTATGTTTTATCCAATCCCATAATTTTAAAGCCCTATGCGCTTGGGAAGGGAATGGGTTGAAAATTACCCAGAAACGGGGGGAAATTCTGGAATTGACCCTCAAAACTTTGGGGCAAACCCTGGATTATGACTTTCCCCCTCGTCCTCCTTATCGGGGTAAAATTCGCCTGGGAATTCTGCAACATAACTTTTTTGCGGCGAAGGAAACGGTGGTCACTTTGGCCGCCTTTGAGCATTTAGACCGACAGAAATTTGAGGTCCGGTTGTATGCGATCGCATGGCAAGAGACCCCCTTGCAACAAACCTGCCAAAATTGTGCGGATAGCTTCGTGAATCTGCCTCAGAAATTGAGGGACCAAGTGGAGAAAATTCGCGGGGATGATTTGGATATTCTGCTGATTGGTAGCGACATTTCCAGCAATACCAATGCGATCGGCTTATTAGCTTGCCACCGCTTAGCGAGGGTGCAATGTACCGGGGCCTGGGTGACAACTACCACGGGACTGCGCCAGATGGATTACTACATTACCGGGGATTTGATGGTAGGACCCCGGTTCCAAGACTACTATCAGGAACGAGTCGTGACAGTGGAAGGGTCCGGACTCTGTTTTAAGCGACCCCAACCCGGGGAACGAGCGCGAATCCAACCGACGCGCCACCGTTGGGGGGTTCCCGAGGAAACCATCATCTTTATTTCCGGGGCCAGTACCAACAAAATCGGTCCTCAGATTCGGGAAACCTGGGCCAAAATTCTGGCGGCAGTGCCTAATTCGATATTGGTGTTATATCCCTTTGGAGCAATGGGGGCCAAGTTTTATCGCACCAGTCCCTACGACAATCAGACCCAGATAGTATTCCAGCGATATGGAATTGACCCGACGCGGTTCGTAGTAATGGAGCAGTTGAATTCTGTACAGGAGCTAAAAGACAGTTTGCACCAAGCGGACCTGTATTTAGATGCTTACCCGGATACCGGGGATTTGTCCTTAGTGGATCCCTTAGAAGTGGAACTGCCGATGGTGGTGCGGGAGGGGGAAGCCCCTCAAACCCGGCGATCGTCGGCCCTATTGCGAGAGTTGCAGCTTGGACAATGGATTGCCCAGAGTGAATCTGCCTACATTGATTTAGCGGTGTCCCTAGCGACCAATCCGAAGCAACGGGAACAGTATCGGGAGCAACTTCACCGGAGTTTCCAAAATACAGTTCCCTGCCTGGATACCCGAGCTTATTCCGCCAAAATCGGAGCACTCTTAGAAAAACTGGTTCAAAACCAAATTTGA